The Primulina eburnea isolate SZY01 chromosome 6, ASM2296580v1, whole genome shotgun sequence genome contains a region encoding:
- the LOC140833383 gene encoding uncharacterized protein, whose translation MKVSFLNTNLRGNPHINSKVHVWKKLYGSLVTILSKSGVGWNDTDKTIEAPNEIWEALIKADNNALAMRHKRWMYYHDWCEIFGNDRAIGDKAEHFTAAVQEVLTMTPELPNNIGMSLDEMFFVDEGGAESMSVSVTPSSQLSSNAKSKGKKRKQVDDDDDAIVEAINNFAIITKDTMTDLIKQLTKEKDAEDEKMRIAQDNVLKVMDTIPELSEDEKVTVIEILVDNPAKLSLFLRLGDAGRLCLARRLLK comes from the exons ATGAAAGTTTCATTTCTTAACACAAACTTACGTGGCAACCCACATATTAACTCCAAAGTGCATGTGTGGAAGAAATTGTATGGCTCGTTGGTGACAATTCTAAGTAAAAGTGGTGTCGGGTGGAACGACACAGATAAGACAATTGAAGCACCAAACGAAATATGGGAAGCACTAATTAAG GCAGACAACAATGCACTTGCAATGAGACACAAAAGGTGGATGTATTACCATGACTGGTGCGAAATATTTGGTAATGATCGTGCTATCGGAGATAAAGCGGAACATTTTACTGCAGCTGTTCAAGAGGTCCTTACAATGACACCTGAACTACCAAACAATATAGGTATGAGCCTCGACGAAATGTTCTTTGTTGACGAGGGAGGTGCTGAGTCAATGTCTGTGTCTGTAACACCATCTTCACAACTGTCGTCAAATGCAAAGTCGAAGGGTAAGAAACGGAAGCAGGTGGATGACGATGATGATGCGATAGTGGAAGCCATTAATAATTTCGCCATCATCACGAAAGATACAATGACAGATCTGATCAAACAATTGACAAAAGAAAAAGATGCAGAGGATGAGAAGATGCGCATTGCACAAGACAATGTTTTAAAGGTTATGGACACAATTCCCGAGTTGAGCGAAGACGAGAAAGTAACTGTTATTGAAATATTGGTGGACAACCCTGCCAAGTTATCACTTTTCTTGCGTTTGGGTGACGCGGGGAGATTGTGCTTAGCAAGGCGCTTGCTAAAATGA